One region of Oscillatoria salina IIICB1 genomic DNA includes:
- a CDS encoding 4Fe-4S single cluster domain-containing protein: MSNPTLPEIPPGYLNVMGYVDESEVNGPGCRAVVWLQGCARECLGCFNTQSWSFEINQLFSVEELAEKILSNSNNQGVTFSGGEPFWQATALAELAAKLKAKGLNVMSFTGFTLAELRSPKAPPGAEKLLAQLDILIDGPYVESLAINSPDSPVSSRNQKIHIFNPAFEDKISWASDQIEVHILKDGSRIITGFRGKLG; encoded by the coding sequence ATGAGCAATCCTACCCTTCCGGAAATTCCTCCTGGCTATCTAAATGTTATGGGTTATGTTGATGAATCAGAAGTCAACGGACCCGGTTGTCGTGCAGTTGTGTGGCTGCAAGGATGTGCGCGAGAATGTTTAGGATGCTTTAATACTCAATCTTGGTCATTTGAAATTAATCAGTTATTTTCTGTTGAAGAACTTGCCGAAAAAATCCTCAGCAATTCTAACAATCAAGGCGTAACCTTTTCCGGGGGCGAACCTTTTTGGCAAGCAACAGCTTTAGCAGAATTAGCCGCAAAACTTAAAGCAAAAGGCTTAAATGTAATGTCTTTCACCGGATTTACTTTAGCCGAGTTGCGATCGCCAAAAGCCCCTCCCGGCGCAGAAAAATTACTCGCCCAGTTAGACATTCTCATCGACGGACCTTATGTAGAATCTTTAGCGATTAATTCCCCTGATTCTCCCGTATCTTCTCGGAATCAAAAAATACACATCTTTAATCCTGCTTTTGAAGATAAAATTAGTTGGGCAAGCGACCAAATCGAGGTTCATATCCTCAAAGATGGCAGCCGGATTATTACTGGTTTTCGAGGTAAGTTAGGCTAA
- a CDS encoding NAD(P)H-dependent flavin oxidoreductase translates to MKTLTTLRIGKYTPKYPIIQGGMGIRISGANLASAVANAGGIGVISAVGLGLKSPYFDRQEKNVKQRQEKFFAANRLALIDELKKARLLSPNGIIGVNIMVAARDYETLVRTAAENGANLIISGAGLPMNLPEYTANYPDVALVPIISSDRAAKLICRRWERHHQRLPDAFIVENPQTAGGHLGVKKEELANPAFSDAQIIPQLVKYLRDELGVNIPIIAAGGVWDRTDIDRVLALGASGVQIGTRFITTHECDADIRYKEFHLHATPEDVVIVPSPVGMPGRALKNAFAEKAIANSPDLEKRCLANCLHTCRCRDSQETYCIIQALDNAVRGNVDNGLIFAGSNAGRSQKMMSVAELMAELTDNN, encoded by the coding sequence ATGAAAACTCTTACAACTCTTCGCATCGGCAAATATACTCCCAAATATCCAATTATTCAAGGAGGAATGGGAATTAGAATTTCTGGTGCGAATTTAGCGAGTGCAGTTGCTAACGCTGGCGGAATTGGGGTAATTTCAGCCGTAGGTTTAGGATTAAAATCGCCTTACTTCGACCGTCAAGAAAAAAATGTTAAACAGAGACAAGAAAAGTTTTTTGCAGCTAATCGTTTAGCTTTAATTGACGAACTGAAAAAAGCGCGTCTCTTGAGTCCTAATGGAATTATTGGTGTTAATATAATGGTGGCAGCGCGAGACTACGAAACATTAGTTCGTACTGCTGCGGAAAATGGGGCAAATTTGATTATTTCTGGTGCAGGTTTACCGATGAATTTGCCAGAATATACAGCTAATTATCCCGATGTTGCCTTAGTACCAATTATTTCTAGCGATCGCGCGGCGAAATTGATTTGTCGGCGTTGGGAACGTCACCACCAACGGCTTCCTGATGCTTTTATTGTCGAAAATCCTCAAACCGCCGGGGGACATTTAGGAGTTAAAAAAGAAGAATTAGCAAATCCGGCTTTTTCCGACGCACAAATTATTCCCCAATTAGTTAAATATTTGCGTGACGAACTTGGCGTAAATATTCCCATCATTGCGGCTGGCGGTGTTTGGGATCGCACAGATATCGATCGCGTGTTAGCCTTGGGAGCAAGTGGCGTACAAATTGGCACTCGCTTTATTACCACTCATGAATGCGACGCAGATATTCGCTACAAAGAATTTCATCTTCATGCTACTCCAGAAGATGTCGTAATCGTCCCCAGTCCCGTAGGAATGCCGGGGCGGGCTTTAAAAAATGCCTTTGCCGAAAAAGCGATCGCCAATTCCCCCGATCTCGAAAAACGCTGTCTTGCTAACTGTTTGCACACTTGTCGCTGTCGAGATTCCCAAGAAACCTACTGTATTATTCAAGCTTTAGATAATGCCGTTCGTGGCAATGTAGACAATGGTTTAATCTTTGCGGGTTCTAACGCCGGACGTAGCCAAAAAATGATGTCTGTGGCAGAATTGATGGCAGAACTAACTGACAATAACTGA
- the hemN gene encoding oxygen-independent coproporphyrinogen III oxidase, translating into MKLLSQKVKFDSDLLIKYDKPLPRYTSYPPATELKENFTETDFHNAIAAGNSQNIPLSLYCHIPFCESPCYFCGCNTIITQRKEVVDPYLNYIAKNITKVASEIDPKRQVEQLHWGGGTPNYLNLDQVEKLWTILNENFNFSDRAEISIEINPKNVDKNYLLLLKDLGFNRISFGIQDFNPQVQAAINRIQSETMLFQVMEWIREVGFESVNVDLIYGLPYQNLATFTDTIQKTIKLNPDRIAVFNFAYVPWLKPVQRRIPQEALPKAQEKLDIFHFTIDELTEKGYVFIGMDHFAKPNDELAIAQREGKLHRNFQGYTTKPESDLFGFGISSISMLQTVYAQNNKRLKDYYQAIDSEILPLEKGVNLHRDDLIRRAVIMELMCQFQLDKSEFETRYHLDFDTYFAEELVRLSLLANDGLVELFPHSIVVTARGRLLIRNIASVFDSYLQHKQVEKFSKAI; encoded by the coding sequence ATGAAACTTTTGTCCCAGAAAGTAAAATTCGATTCAGATTTACTCATCAAATATGACAAACCACTACCTCGTTATACTAGCTATCCACCTGCTACAGAATTAAAAGAGAACTTTACTGAAACTGACTTTCACAACGCGATCGCAGCAGGAAATTCTCAAAATATACCACTTTCTCTCTACTGTCACATTCCTTTTTGTGAATCACCTTGCTACTTTTGTGGCTGCAATACAATTATTACCCAACGCAAAGAAGTTGTCGATCCTTACTTAAACTATATTGCCAAAAATATCACCAAAGTTGCTTCGGAAATCGACCCCAAACGTCAAGTCGAGCAACTACATTGGGGTGGCGGTACACCAAATTATTTAAACTTAGATCAAGTTGAGAAATTATGGACAATTCTTAACGAAAATTTTAACTTCAGCGATCGCGCAGAAATTTCCATTGAAATTAATCCCAAAAATGTAGACAAAAATTATCTTCTTTTGCTGAAAGATTTAGGCTTTAATCGGATTAGTTTTGGCATTCAAGACTTTAATCCTCAAGTCCAAGCAGCAATCAATCGAATTCAATCAGAAACCATGCTATTTCAAGTCATGGAATGGATTCGAGAAGTAGGATTTGAAAGCGTAAATGTTGATTTAATTTATGGCTTACCATACCAAAACTTAGCCACATTTACAGACACAATTCAAAAGACAATTAAACTCAATCCCGATCGCATTGCCGTCTTTAATTTTGCTTACGTTCCCTGGTTAAAACCAGTACAAAGACGCATTCCTCAAGAAGCATTACCCAAAGCCCAAGAAAAACTAGATATTTTTCATTTTACCATTGATGAATTAACCGAAAAAGGTTATGTTTTTATTGGCATGGATCACTTTGCTAAACCAAACGATGAACTAGCGATCGCGCAACGGGAAGGAAAGCTACACCGGAATTTCCAAGGTTACACGACAAAACCCGAATCAGATTTATTTGGATTTGGCATTAGTTCGATTAGTATGTTACAAACAGTGTACGCTCAAAATAACAAGCGTTTAAAAGACTACTACCAAGCCATCGATAGTGAAATTTTACCTTTAGAAAAAGGAGTAAATTTGCATCGGGACGACCTCATTCGTCGTGCGGTAATTATGGAATTAATGTGTCAATTTCAGTTAGATAAATCTGAATTTGAGACCCGATATCATCTCGACTTTGATACTTATTTCGCCGAAGAATTAGTGAGACTATCCTTATTAGCAAACGATGGCTTAGTCGAACTATTTCCCCATAGTATTGTCGTCACAGCTAGAGGGCGTTTATTAATTCGGAATATTGCTTCTGTGTTTGACAGTTACTTGCAACACAAACAAGTAGAAAAATTTTCCAAAGCTATTTAG
- a CDS encoding biliverdin-producing heme oxygenase, producing the protein MSNNLAISLRAGTKESHTAAENTAFMKCFLKGIVTKQSFQKLLGNLYFVYNALEEELLRHSQHPVVSLIYFPELNRQANLEADLAFYYGNNWQNLISAAEAGKAYVNHIHHIANTEPALLVAHSYVRYLGDLSGGQGLRNIVRSALDLPLDRGTKFYEFDQIPTVEAKRDFKQKYRQALDSLPVDEAMVQKIVDEANYVFTLNRNVMHELEADVKASLDPDVFEAIVNQNRPGSTSEELVNA; encoded by the coding sequence ATGAGTAATAATCTCGCTATCAGCCTACGAGCAGGAACAAAAGAGTCTCATACAGCCGCCGAAAATACGGCATTTATGAAATGTTTCCTCAAAGGAATTGTTACCAAACAATCCTTCCAGAAATTATTGGGAAATTTGTATTTTGTTTATAATGCTTTAGAAGAAGAACTACTACGTCATTCCCAGCATCCCGTAGTTAGTTTAATTTACTTTCCCGAATTAAACCGCCAAGCTAATTTAGAAGCAGATTTAGCCTTTTATTATGGTAATAACTGGCAAAATTTAATTAGTGCTGCTGAAGCCGGAAAAGCTTATGTAAACCATATTCATCACATAGCTAACACCGAACCTGCACTTTTAGTCGCTCATTCCTACGTGCGGTATTTAGGCGATCTTTCCGGAGGACAAGGATTAAGAAATATTGTGCGTTCAGCACTCGATTTACCTTTAGATCGGGGAACTAAATTTTATGAATTTGACCAGATTCCTACGGTAGAAGCGAAGCGAGACTTTAAGCAAAAGTACCGCCAAGCCTTGGATTCACTACCTGTTGATGAAGCAATGGTGCAAAAAATTGTTGATGAAGCAAATTATGTTTTTACGCTCAATCGTAATGTTATGCACGAGCTAGAAGCAGATGTGAAAGCTTCACTCGATCCAGATGTATTTGAGGCAATTGTCAATCAAAATCGACCGGGAAGTACCTCAGAAGAATTAGTTAATGCCTAG
- the acsF gene encoding magnesium-protoporphyrin IX monomethyl ester (oxidative) cyclase: MVTAPPPVKTAEVNSEIQETALTPRFYITDFEAAANLDLSARQNDLEVMLNEMRADYNRYHFVRDDQFKQTWEHIDAETRSAFKEFLERSCISEFSGFLLFKELSRHLKERNPLLSEIFHLMARDEARHAGFLNKAMNDFNFSLDLRDLTKSRTYTFFPLSWVIYTVYLSEKIGYWRYIIMFRHLEAHPENKFYPLFNYFESWCQDENRHGDIFKALLRSQPRLWNNWRAKLWIRFFLLSVFATHTMTVHERSGFYHSVGLDPTEYDRQVLEKTNETSGRAFPLILNLQHPQFFRRLHRCSDYNKKLGEIGKSKQPKIIKLFRQFPFFCAIIWNLLRLYLIKPIEVESLRGTVR, encoded by the coding sequence ATGGTTACTGCTCCCCCTCCAGTAAAAACCGCAGAAGTCAATTCAGAAATTCAAGAAACAGCACTTACACCGAGATTTTACATCACCGACTTTGAAGCGGCAGCGAACTTAGATCTCTCGGCTCGACAAAACGATTTAGAAGTGATGTTAAACGAAATGCGGGCAGATTATAACCGCTATCACTTTGTCCGCGATGACCAGTTTAAACAGACTTGGGAGCATATCGACGCAGAAACTCGTTCGGCGTTCAAAGAATTTCTCGAACGTTCCTGCATTTCCGAATTTTCGGGATTTTTACTATTTAAAGAATTATCCCGTCACCTCAAAGAGCGTAATCCCTTACTATCAGAAATTTTCCATTTAATGGCTCGCGACGAAGCCCGTCACGCCGGATTTTTAAATAAGGCGATGAACGATTTTAACTTCTCGTTAGATTTACGCGATCTCACCAAATCTCGCACCTATACATTTTTTCCGCTTTCGTGGGTAATCTACACCGTTTACCTCTCGGAAAAAATCGGTTACTGGCGTTACATTATCATGTTCCGTCACTTAGAAGCCCATCCAGAGAACAAATTTTATCCTCTCTTCAACTACTTCGAGAGTTGGTGTCAAGATGAGAATCGCCACGGAGATATCTTCAAAGCATTATTGCGATCGCAGCCTCGACTGTGGAATAATTGGCGAGCAAAATTGTGGATTCGCTTCTTTCTCTTAAGTGTATTTGCTACCCACACCATGACAGTCCACGAGCGATCGGGTTTTTACCACTCTGTAGGTTTAGATCCCACCGAATACGATCGCCAAGTGCTAGAGAAAACTAACGAAACTTCGGGTAGAGCGTTTCCACTGATTTTAAACCTCCAACACCCACAATTTTTCCGTCGGTTACACCGTTGCTCCGACTACAACAAAAAGTTAGGCGAAATTGGTAAATCCAAGCAACCTAAAATCATCAAACTCTTCCGCCAATTTCCTTTCTTCTGTGCAATCATTTGGAATTTATTACGACTTTACTTGATTAAACCGATTGAAGTTGAATCTTTGCGGGGTACGGTTCGTTAA
- a CDS encoding helix-turn-helix domain-containing protein has translation MTDDILAKFGKCLRKARLDKRLSQEQLAEIVDLDRTYISLLERGKRNPSLLCIASLCEALDISIAEFFTKMKSDRLEN, from the coding sequence ATGACAGATGATATTTTGGCTAAGTTTGGCAAATGTTTACGAAAAGCGCGGCTTGACAAGAGATTGTCTCAGGAACAATTAGCTGAAATTGTCGATTTAGATAGAACTTATATTAGTCTTCTAGAGCGTGGTAAAAGAAACCCTTCTCTATTGTGCATTGCTTCCTTATGTGAAGCTTTAGATATAAGCATTGCTGAGTTTTTTACCAAAATGAAAAGCGATCGACTTGAGAACTAA
- the hetL gene encoding heterocyst differentiation pentapeptide repeat protein HetL: MDVREILTRYEQGQRNFSQLKLVEAELINLNLQGADFSYSDFRQARLGRTNFSQNKLIEADFSEALLWGTDLSEADLSRALLREADLSGAKLRKACLEAANLSKVILNGANLSQANLSKAILFEADLQASPERSTDLEAANLSYADLSYAKINGAILVKANLEKARLCRANLSLGSRQKAIATDLSEANLQGADLSYADLSGAILVKANLQGADLTGTICDRALFEGAIMPDGTQFKSIR, translated from the coding sequence ATGGATGTTCGGGAAATTCTGACGCGCTATGAACAAGGACAACGTAATTTTTCTCAGCTTAAACTAGTTGAGGCAGAATTGATTAACCTTAATTTGCAGGGTGCAGATTTTAGTTACAGTGATTTTCGACAAGCAAGATTAGGTCGTACTAACTTTAGTCAGAATAAACTGATTGAAGCTGATTTTAGTGAAGCGTTGCTGTGGGGTACAGATTTAAGCGAAGCAGATTTATCGAGAGCTTTGTTGCGTGAAGCAGATTTAAGTGGCGCTAAACTGAGAAAAGCTTGTTTAGAGGCAGCTAACCTGAGTAAAGTTATTTTGAATGGGGCGAATTTGAGTCAAGCTAACCTCTCGAAAGCTATTTTATTTGAAGCTGATTTGCAAGCGAGTCCGGAACGAAGTACCGATTTAGAAGCAGCTAATTTGAGTTATGCTGATTTAAGTTATGCGAAAATTAACGGTGCGATTTTGGTGAAAGCTAATTTAGAGAAAGCTAGACTTTGTCGAGCTAACTTAAGTTTAGGAAGCCGACAGAAGGCGATCGCTACCGATCTCAGTGAAGCTAATCTTCAAGGTGCCGATTTGAGTTATGCTGACTTAAGCGGTGCGATTTTGGTTAAAGCTAATTTGCAAGGTGCAGACTTAACCGGAACTATCTGCGATCGCGCTCTTTTTGAAGGTGCGATTATGCCTGATGGTACTCAATTTAAATCAATCAGGTAA
- a CDS encoding DUF3122 domain-containing protein, whose translation MRLILSLLLSLMLLLGWSWASSELAWAAIRQQEEAPGQMLYQSRHTLRDDRGQAWQLVLFKRVKNGTVAELSLRLVGFPGVAEFAHPQSLTLRTSDGKSFLGGDRFAKASPAANVGEYDLQEILPQLAQTQSIKLILPLKPASHQINIPFPVLLEWQEIAKSSTD comes from the coding sequence ATGCGCTTGATTTTATCTTTACTTTTAAGTTTAATGCTGCTGTTGGGCTGGAGTTGGGCTAGTTCCGAACTCGCTTGGGCTGCTATCCGACAGCAAGAAGAAGCCCCCGGACAAATGCTCTACCAATCTCGTCATACTTTGCGCGACGATCGCGGACAAGCTTGGCAATTGGTATTGTTTAAGCGGGTGAAAAACGGTACAGTTGCAGAACTTAGCTTGCGCTTAGTTGGGTTTCCTGGTGTAGCGGAATTTGCTCATCCCCAAAGTTTAACTTTGCGTACTTCAGACGGGAAAAGTTTTTTGGGAGGCGATCGCTTTGCGAAAGCTTCTCCGGCTGCTAATGTGGGTGAATATGACTTACAGGAAATTCTGCCCCAATTAGCTCAAACTCAGTCAATTAAACTAATTTTGCCTCTCAAACCTGCCTCACACCAGATTAACATTCCTTTTCCCGTTCTCCTTGAATGGCAGGAAATCGCGAAATCCTCTACCGACTAA
- a CDS encoding NAD(P)/FAD-dependent oxidoreductase: MAEVVVIGAGLGGLPTAYELRNLLPRQHTVTLISDQPKFTFIPGLIQVALGLKPLNKLQLDLKELTKRQGIKWIQGKVTKLDRQKKQLQVGDRQINYDYVAIATGASLAFDEIPGLGVDGGYTHSVCTPDHALAAKVAWKEFLQNSGALVVGAMPGAACFGPAYEFVLMADWELRRRGLREQVSISFVTPEPYPGHLGIGALKNTAELTSGLLRERGIKVISNVAIAKIDPQEIHLANSDRLPFQYAMILPSFRGVQFLQEVPELTTQKGFIPVLPTYRHQRFSSIYALGVTVDLEQPEKTPIPISLPKTGQMTEAMGLAVAHNIAVELGAIAAPFQSATLESICFAEFGNTGIAYIAAPILPDPVTGKRRYFVAIRGRWVKWVKEAFERYFLWKMRLGMGVPWFERWGLRILLGLSLLKPLPEFLQKENSSCA; encoded by the coding sequence ATGGCTGAGGTGGTGGTAATTGGTGCGGGACTGGGAGGACTGCCAACAGCTTACGAATTAAGGAATTTACTGCCCCGTCAGCATACTGTAACCTTAATTTCTGACCAGCCAAAATTTACATTTATACCAGGGTTAATTCAAGTTGCTTTAGGGTTAAAGCCATTAAATAAGCTTCAGCTTGACCTCAAGGAACTAACGAAACGACAGGGGATTAAATGGATACAGGGCAAAGTAACAAAGCTCGATCGCCAAAAAAAACAGTTACAAGTAGGCGATCGCCAGATAAATTATGATTATGTCGCGATCGCCACAGGAGCATCTTTAGCTTTTGACGAAATTCCTGGTTTGGGAGTGGATGGAGGATATACCCATTCAGTTTGTACGCCAGATCATGCTTTAGCTGCTAAAGTAGCTTGGAAGGAATTTCTGCAAAATTCAGGCGCGTTAGTAGTCGGTGCAATGCCCGGTGCAGCTTGTTTTGGACCCGCTTACGAATTCGTTTTAATGGCAGATTGGGAACTACGTCGTCGGGGACTACGAGAACAAGTATCGATTAGCTTTGTTACCCCAGAACCCTATCCAGGACATTTAGGAATTGGTGCATTAAAAAATACCGCAGAATTAACCTCTGGACTCTTGCGAGAGCGAGGAATTAAAGTTATTTCTAATGTAGCGATCGCCAAAATCGACCCTCAAGAAATTCATTTAGCGAACAGCGATCGTTTACCTTTTCAATATGCGATGATTTTGCCTTCATTTCGGGGCGTACAATTTCTCCAAGAAGTGCCAGAATTAACCACACAAAAAGGATTTATTCCCGTACTACCCACTTATCGCCATCAACGATTTTCTTCTATTTACGCTTTAGGAGTCACCGTTGATTTAGAACAACCGGAAAAAACACCGATTCCGATTAGCTTGCCGAAAACAGGTCAGATGACAGAAGCAATGGGACTCGCAGTAGCCCATAATATTGCAGTTGAGTTAGGAGCGATCGCAGCACCTTTCCAGTCAGCAACACTAGAAAGCATTTGTTTCGCTGAATTTGGTAATACAGGTATCGCCTACATTGCTGCGCCGATTTTACCCGATCCTGTAACCGGAAAACGACGCTACTTTGTAGCAATTCGAGGACGTTGGGTGAAGTGGGTTAAAGAAGCTTTTGAGCGTTACTTTCTCTGGAAAATGCGTTTAGGAATGGGTGTACCTTGGTTTGAACGTTGGGGTTTGCGAATTTTGTTGGGACTATCGCTATTGAAACCGCTACCAGAATTTCTGCAAAAGGAAAATAGCTCATGCGCTTGA
- a CDS encoding RRXRR domain-containing protein, which yields MLRVPVRSPDGKPLMPTKPSRARRWIRDGLAIGKWSDLGAFYVQLKNQPSGEKTQPIALGIDPGKRYSGVGVQSAKVTLFMSHLVLPFESIKDRMEQRRMMRRGRRGRRINRKIPYSQRAHRQVRFNNRRGNKLPPSIRANRQLELRVATELCRIYPISQIVYEYVKVDVDLTSGRKTAKKGVGFSPVMVGQKWMIKHLSKLSTTSTLYGWETAAIRQQLGLIKEKKAKSKRSPETHAVDGISLASSQFVRYRQLKGRLGWWDGFVSITPAPFIIIRRPPVSRRQLHLMIPTKGGKRRKYGGTTTRHGFRKGDLVKAEKAGRISIGWVSGDTQKLLSVSDINWKRLGQFSASKVQLLCRATGLLVSPQVICQLLGHSTPVAAIDVVSSPTWCAPVGVSTRIFLVNTHG from the coding sequence ATGTTACGAGTTCCAGTTAGATCGCCTGATGGCAAGCCATTGATGCCTACCAAACCGAGTCGCGCACGTCGTTGGATTCGGGATGGACTAGCAATAGGAAAATGGTCAGATTTAGGAGCATTTTATGTACAACTAAAAAACCAACCATCGGGCGAAAAAACTCAGCCGATTGCTTTAGGAATTGACCCAGGCAAGCGTTATTCAGGAGTTGGAGTACAATCAGCCAAAGTGACTTTATTTATGTCTCATTTGGTGCTACCATTTGAGTCAATTAAAGACCGAATGGAACAGCGTCGAATGATGCGACGTGGACGCAGAGGAAGAAGAATCAATCGGAAGATTCCTTACTCTCAACGCGCTCATCGTCAAGTTAGATTTAATAATCGCAGAGGCAATAAATTACCTCCCAGTATTCGAGCCAATCGGCAACTAGAATTAAGAGTTGCTACTGAGCTATGTCGAATCTATCCAATTAGTCAGATTGTCTATGAGTACGTTAAGGTAGATGTTGACTTAACCTCTGGACGCAAAACAGCTAAGAAAGGAGTAGGTTTTTCCCCTGTTATGGTAGGGCAAAAATGGATGATTAAACACTTATCAAAACTGAGTACTACATCTACCTTGTACGGATGGGAAACAGCAGCTATTCGACAGCAACTTGGATTAATCAAAGAAAAGAAAGCTAAATCAAAGCGATCGCCTGAAACCCATGCTGTTGATGGAATAAGTCTGGCATCAAGTCAGTTTGTTCGGTATCGACAACTCAAGGGGAGACTTGGATGGTGGGATGGATTTGTATCTATCACTCCAGCCCCATTCATAATTATTCGTCGTCCGCCAGTTAGCCGTCGTCAATTGCATTTAATGATTCCTACAAAAGGTGGGAAACGCAGAAAATATGGTGGCACTACAACTCGTCATGGATTTCGTAAAGGAGATTTAGTCAAGGCAGAAAAAGCGGGACGTATTTCTATCGGATGGGTAAGTGGGGACACGCAAAAACTCTTAAGTGTTTCTGACATTAATTGGAAAAGACTTGGGCAATTTAGTGCCTCTAAAGTCCAGTTACTTTGCCGCGCAACAGGGTTGCTGGTGAGTCCCCAAGTTATTTGTCAATTGCTGGGGCATTCAACCCCAGTAGCAGCAATTGACGTTGTTTCCTCCCCCACCTGGTGCGCTCCGGTGGGGGTATCCACAAGAATATTTTTGGTGAATACTCATGGCTGA
- a CDS encoding NUDIX hydrolase, whose amino-acid sequence MLGDNLNHDRWRTLECFLEIRSPWLTLMGEKLEDSQQRILDYWRVEKPDSAIILPMQNHQFLLPIPSYRPGVGKVTLDFPGGRIPAGQTPVMAVAAILQRELDIEASAISKLQSLNQEGWAINSSFSNQRLYGFSAEIDNQVTINPDQLGATYPISLTGFQNLLQDLTCLQCRNVLLEWWLSQSLSN is encoded by the coding sequence ATGCTTGGAGATAATCTCAACCACGATCGCTGGCGGACATTAGAATGTTTTCTCGAAATTCGTTCTCCTTGGCTGACTCTCATGGGAGAAAAGCTGGAGGACTCTCAGCAACGAATTCTCGACTACTGGCGTGTGGAAAAGCCAGATTCCGCAATCATTTTGCCAATGCAAAATCATCAGTTTCTCTTACCTATTCCATCCTATCGTCCCGGTGTGGGTAAAGTAACATTAGATTTTCCTGGGGGCAGAATTCCTGCTGGACAAACTCCAGTCATGGCTGTAGCGGCAATTCTTCAGCGCGAGTTAGATATCGAAGCCTCAGCGATTAGCAAGCTTCAATCTCTCAATCAAGAAGGTTGGGCGATTAATAGCTCTTTTTCCAATCAACGACTTTACGGCTTCAGCGCCGAAATTGACAACCAAGTTACTATCAATCCCGACCAGTTAGGCGCTACCTATCCAATTAGCTTAACAGGTTTCCAGAATTTACTCCAAGATTTAACTTGTCTTCAGTGCCGCAATGTGTTATTGGAGTGGTGGTTATCTCAATCTCTCTCAAATTAA
- the psbA gene encoding photosystem II q(b) protein: protein MTTTFEQPRSINLWDTFCNWIVSTENRLYIGWFGVLLIPTALTATIVFILAFIAAPPVDIDGIREPVSGSLLYGNNIMTATVVPTSAAVGLHLYPIWEAGSIDEWLYNGGPYQMIVLHFLIGIFAYLGREWELSYRLGMRPWIAVAFSAPVAAATAVLLIYPIGQGSFSDGLMLGVSGTFNFMIVFQAEHNILMHPFHQLGVAGVFGGALFAAMHGSLVTSSLIRETTETESLNTGYRFGQEEETYNIIAAHGYFGRLIFQYASFNNSRSLHFFLATWPVIGIWFAALGISTMAFNLNGFNFNQSLLDSNGEVINTWADIINRANMGIEVMHERNAHNFPLDLAFNEAEPVAFTAPSINS, encoded by the coding sequence ATGACGACAACATTTGAGCAACCCAGAAGCATTAATCTCTGGGATACATTCTGTAACTGGATTGTCAGCACCGAAAATAGACTATATATTGGTTGGTTCGGAGTATTGCTGATTCCCACAGCCTTAACCGCAACAATTGTCTTTATTCTTGCCTTCATTGCCGCTCCCCCAGTAGATATCGATGGCATTCGCGAGCCTGTTTCCGGTTCGCTTCTTTACGGCAACAACATCATGACAGCTACCGTCGTTCCCACATCTGCTGCTGTAGGTTTACACCTTTATCCAATTTGGGAAGCAGGTTCAATTGATGAGTGGCTATACAATGGCGGTCCTTATCAAATGATTGTCTTGCACTTTTTGATTGGTATCTTTGCCTATTTAGGTCGCGAATGGGAATTAAGCTATCGTTTAGGGATGCGTCCCTGGATTGCCGTTGCCTTTTCTGCACCTGTAGCCGCCGCCACAGCAGTTTTATTAATTTATCCGATTGGACAAGGTAGCTTTTCTGACGGTTTGATGCTTGGTGTTTCTGGAACCTTCAACTTTATGATTGTCTTCCAGGCAGAACATAACATTCTCATGCACCCTTTCCACCAACTAGGAGTTGCAGGAGTTTTTGGTGGAGCTTTATTTGCAGCTATGCACGGTTCTCTCGTCACTTCCAGCTTAATTCGAGAAACAACCGAAACCGAATCCTTGAATACTGGCTATCGCTTTGGTCAAGAGGAAGAGACTTACAATATTATTGCTGCTCATGGTTATTTTGGACGCTTAATTTTCCAATATGCCAGCTTCAATAATTCTCGTTCGCTGCACTTCTTCCTAGCTACTTGGCCCGTTATCGGAATTTGGTTTGCTGCACTAGGAATTAGCACAATGGCTTTCAATTTGAACGGATTCAATTTTAACCAGTCACTATTAGACAGCAATGGTGAAGTAATTAATACTTGGGCTGATATTATCAACCGAGCCAACATGGGTATTGAAGTAATGCACGAACGTAATGCGCATAACTTCCCCCTCGATTTAGCCTTCAACGAAGCTGAACCTGTAGCTTTCACTGCTCCCAGTATCAATAGCTAG